Proteins encoded by one window of Musa acuminata AAA Group cultivar baxijiao chromosome BXJ2-9, Cavendish_Baxijiao_AAA, whole genome shotgun sequence:
- the LOC135623099 gene encoding cocosin 1-like: MATSILLSFSLCLLLLCHNSRAQLGLGQQGIGESCERPLGFVSQCRIERLSALEATRRVSSEAGFTEYFDQYNEQLQCAGVAVHRRTIQPRGLLLPSFSSAPRLVYIMQGRGIIGTVIPGCPETFQSFQQTEQQWEQATGECQRFRDEHQRIHYFREGDIIALPAGVSYWGYNNGEVAVVAITTFDTSSSANQLDRQHRVSLNESIHLIF; this comes from the exons ATGGCAACCTccattctcctctctttctctctttgcttGCTCCTCCTCTGCCACAACTCTCGAGCGCAGCTTGGCTTGGGCCAGCAAGGAATAGGGGAATCGTGCGAACGCCCCCTCGGCTTTGTGAGCCAATGCCGAATCGAGAGGCTTAGCGCCCTTGAGGCCACCCGGCGTGTGTCCTCTGAAGCCGGCTTCACGGAGTACTTTGACCAGTACAATGAGCAGCTCCAGTGTGCGGGTGTGGCTGTGCATCGTCGTACCATCCAACCGAGAGGCCTTCTGTTGCCATCCTTTTCTAGTGCACCACGCCTcgtctacatcatgcaag GAAGGGGTATCATTGGAACCGTGATCCCTGGCTGCCCAGAGACGTTCCAATCCTTCCAGCAAACCGAACAGCAGTGGGAGCAGGCGACAGGTGAATGCCAGAGGTTCCGTGATGAGCACCAGAGGATCCACTACTTCCGTGAGGGGGACATCATCGCGTTGCCCGCTGGAGTTTCTTATTGGGGCTACAACAATGGCGAAGTAGCTGTCGTCGCGATTACCACCTTCGACACAAGCAGCAGCGCCAATCAATTGGATCGCCAGCATAGGGTGAGCCTTAATGAATCCATCCATCTAATTTTCTGA